The following proteins come from a genomic window of Chaetodon auriga isolate fChaAug3 chromosome 16, fChaAug3.hap1, whole genome shotgun sequence:
- the arl16 gene encoding ADP-ribosylation factor-like protein 16 yields MLSLGSLCSCWKTEMSSNGICLILGATGVGKTLLLKRLQKLSLHGLGDLGPPPSTLPTVGTNLTDLTLKKKKRVTLRELGGCMGPIWPSYFRDCSSVIFMVDSANIGQISSSCIQLLSVLSAEPLHSVSVLILFNKRDMPCTMSLIEIKSLFRIDDIIASATQPITILELSARSGEGLQEVLSWLESIRVT; encoded by the exons ATGCTATCACTCGGTTCGCTATGCTCCTGCTGGAAAACTGAAATGAGCAGCAATGGCATTTGTCTAATTCTTGGAGCGACTGGTGTCGGAAAAACGTTGCTGCTGAAACGTCTACAAAA GCTCAGTTTGCATGGGTTAGGTGACCTGGGGCCACCTCCATCGACTCTTCCAACGGTAG GAACCaacctgacagacctgacactgaagaagaagaagagggtgacTTTAAGGGAGCTGGGAGGCTGCATGGGCCCCATATGGCCGAGTTACTTCAGAGACTGCTCGTCTGTCATT TTCATGGTGGATTCGGCCAACATTGGACAGATATCCTCCTCCTGtatccagctgctgtcagtacTCTCTGCTGAGCCTCTGCACAGCGTCTCCGTCCTTATTCTCTTCAACAAGAG GGACATGCCTTGCACTATGAGTCTTATAGAGATAAAGTCGCTATTCAGAATAGATGACATCATTGCATCTGCtactcagccaatcacaataCTGGAACTCAGTGCCCGCTCTGGAGAAGGACTTCAGGAGGTGCTGAGCTGGCTGGAGTCCATCAGGGTCACGTGA
- the fn3krp gene encoding ketosamine-3-kinase — translation MEAKLKKELGTTLLKSTGHSGGGCISEGQSYDTDRGRVFVKINHKSEAKLMFDGEMASLEAISKTETVKVPKPVKVIELDTGGSMFVMEHLDMKGLSKYSKHLGEQMADLHLHNKRQMEKLNKEQQTVGRGAGQSEVAAVNKFGFCVTTCCGYIPQVNEWQDDWVEFYSQQRLQHQVSLVEKSYGDREAGELWAKLQLKIPQFFTDVEIVPALLHGDLWGGNVAECAEGPVIFDPASFYGHSEFELAIAGMFGGFSSSFYSAYHDKIPQAPGFAKRKQLYQLFHYLNHWNHFGGGYRGSSVRIMKDLLK, via the exons ATGGAAGCGAAGTTAAAGAAAGAGTTGGGGACAACCTTGCTGAAGTCAACTGGCCACTCAGGAGGTGGATGTATCAGCGAGGGCCAGAGTTATGATACCGACAGAGGGAGAGTGTTTGTGAAGATCAATCACAAGAGCGAG GCCAAATTGATGTTTGATGGGGAGATGGCCAGTTTGGAAGccatttcaaagacagaaactgTTAAAGTCCCCAAACCTGTGAAGGTGATTGAACTTGACACAGGAGGATCTATGTTTGTGATGGAACATCTGGACATGAAAGGTCTTAGCAA GTACTCAAAGCACCTGGGAGAGCAGATGGCAGATCTGCATTTGCACAACAAGAGACAAATGGAAAAATTGAATAAAGAGCAGCAGACAGTGG GGAGAGGAGCTGGGCAGTCGGAGGTGGCCGCTGTTAACAAATTTGGCTTCTGTGTAACCACGTGCTGTGGATATATACCACAG GTAAATGAGTGGCAGGACGACTGGGTGGAATTTTACTcccagcagaggctgcagcaccAGGTTAGCTTGGTAGAAAAATCTTATGGAGACAGGGAGGCTGGAGAACTATGGGCCAAGCTACAG CTGAAGATCCCTCAGTTTTTCACAGATGTGGAGATCGTCCCTGCACTCCTCCATGGAGACTTATGGGGAGGCAACGTGGCAGAGTGTGCAGAGGGCCCAGTCATCTTTGATCCAGCCTCATTCTATGGCCATTCAGAGTTTGAGCTGGCTATTGCAGGGATGTTCGGTGGCTTCAGCAGCTCTTTTTACTCTGCCTACCATGACAAGATTCCTCAAGCACCGGGCTTTGCAAAGAGAAAGCAGCTTTACCAACTTTTCCACTATCTGAATCACTGGAACCACTTTGGTGGTGGCTACAGGGGCTCATCAGTAAGGATTATGAAGGACCTTCTGAAATAA